The following nucleotide sequence is from Phycisphaerae bacterium.
TTGTGCATACGGTTGCCTCGATGGAGGCCTGATATTGTGGGGTGACTCGCTCTAGGGTACTCTACCGTCGCCTCTTGCGCCTGTAGCTCAATTGGATAGAGCTTCTGACTTCGGATCAGAAGGTTGGGGGTTCGAGTCCCTCCGGGCGCGTTTTCCAAGCTAAATACGGCCGGCAGCCAATGGCGATATGTACTGTCGTCGAAAACCGCGATTTTCAATTCTCATCGCACCTGCGTAACATTATATATATCAGCATGTTATATGTATTGGATGGAGTTGGTTTCCCCAGCTTGACAAACTTGGATTATGGGCTATATTTTCCATGCCCTAGTCGGTGTTCCGGTGTTAGGTTTCTGCCGGGCCATCTGTCGTGCGTGCCCGCCTCGGCGGGTTGAAAACGGCGACGAAAAGGTGGCGATGGCGGGTTGTCCTGGCTCCGGTTTTTTTTCGCCAACCGGGACTTTACGCGGACTTGCGACGACCGAGCGGTCGGCAAGGCGTGGAAAGTTTTCGCCCGAAGGCGGCTTGACATCGAGGGAGGGTGCCTTAAACTGCTCGGCTCGCCACACAGGGCGAGAGATTGCTCTTTGACAAGTAAACAGAGATCGCCGCGAGAATGTGGGGTTCGGTGCGGACTGCAACACCGCAGCGGACCTAAAAAGATCCTGTCGGACCGCCTCAAAAACAGGCTTCACCTGTTTGGCGGCCGGCCGGGTGTGCCGGCTGGGCGCGAAAGCGTCTGGCCTGCTCAAACATTCTCGTTTTGCAGACGAACGGTTTGAGCTTAGGAGTCTGTCGACATCGAGTCGAGAGACCCTTGTCAAGTTTCAACGAAATCACGGAGCGGGCAACCGCGACGTGTTCGAAGAAAAAAAATCGAAGAGTTTGATCCTGGCTCAGAACGAACGCTGGCGGCGTGGCTAAGACATGCAAGTCGTACGATACGTTGTAGCAATATGACGTATAGTGGCGGACGGGTGAGTAATGAATAGGTAACGTACCCCGGGCACAGGAATAGCGTCGGGTCCCGCAAGGGATCCTTTGCGAAAGTGACGGTAATACCTGGTGACGTCATTGAGGGGCATCTCTCGATGACCATAGGGTGGGGACCTTCGGGCCTATCGGCCTGGGAGCGGCCTATTTCCTATCAGCTAGTTGGTGAGGTAACGGCTCACCAAGGCAACGACGGGTAACCGGACTGAGAGGTTGGCCGGTCACATCGGGACTGAGACACTGCCCGGACATCTACGGATGGCTGCAGTAACGAATATTCCGCAATGGGCGCAAGCCTGACGGAGCGACGCCGCGTGGAGGACGAATTCCTTCGGGATGTAAACTCCTTTTAGGGATCTGAAAACAGAGCGCGCTAATACCGCGCGAGTTGATCTATCCCAGAAAAAGCCTCGGCTAAACCCGTGCCAGCAGCCGCGGTAATTCGGGTGAGGCAAGCGTTGTTCGGAATCACTGGGCTTAAAGCGCGTGTAGGCGGCTCGGTAAGTACCTTGTGAAATCCCTTCTCTCAATGAAGGAACTGCTTGGTATACTGCCGGGCTGGAGGCAGGTAGGGGTCACTGGAACTCTAGGTGGAGCGGTGAAATGCGTAGATATCTAGAGGAACGCCCGTGGCGAAAGCGGGTGACTGGGCCTGTCCTGACGCTGAGACGCGAAAGCGTGGGTAGCAAACGGGATTAGATACCCCGGTAGTCCACGCCGTAAACGATGCACACTAGGTTTGCCTGGCTCTGACGCCCGGCGTGCCGAAACAAAAGCGTTAAGTGTGCCGCCTGGGGAGTACGGCCGCAAGGCTAAAACTCAAAGGAATTGACGGGGGCTCACACAAGCGGTGGAGGATGTGGCTCAATTCGAAGCAACGCGAAGAACCTTACCTGGGTTTGACATGCTAGGATTAGCTTCGTGAAAGCGAAGTGACGCGGCTTGCCGTGGAACTAGCACAGGTGCTGCATGGCTGTCGTCAGCTCGTGCTGTGAAGTGTCGGGTTAAGTCCCTTAACGAGCGAAACCCTTGTCGCTAGTTGCCAGCGCGTAATGGCGGGCACTTTAGCGAGACTGCCGGTGTTAAACCGGAGGAAGGTGGGGACGACGTCAAGTCCTCATGGCCTTTATGCCCAGGGTTGCACACGTCCTACAATGGGTTGGTACAGAGCGATGCAAGACCGCGAGGTGGAGCAAATCGCAGAAAACTGCCCTCAGTTCGGATTGCAGGCTGCAACTCGCCTGCATGAAGCTGGAATCGCTAGTAATCGCACATCAGCATTGGTGCGGTGAATGTGTTCCTGAGCCTTGTACACACCGCCCGTCAAGTCATGGAAGCTGGTAGTACCCGAAGTCCGCTTAGCCAACCGCAAGGAGGCGGCGGCCGACGGTAAGACCGGTGACTGGGACTAAGTCGTAACAAGGTAGCCGTAGGGGAACCTGCGGCTGGATCACCTCCTTTCTAGGGGATACCTAGACGAACGAACTTCGCTTCGGCGAGGATCGATCGTGTATGGTCAGCACATTTTTCGGGCCGCTTCGGCGGCCGCGAGTGATTGGCAACGATCGCTCCCGACGATCTCTGTTTCTTGATATACAAGACGCCCGGCGCGCAGAAATGCCCGCCGGGCGTTTTGCTTGCGCCCTGATCACCGGCTCATCCACGCGGACCACGATCGCAGCCAATAGTTCATCGCCGAAGCTGGCCAGGCGGCGCCTAGGCGGGCGAAGTCGATATTGGAAATATGTGTTGTCGACGAGCGCGACGTCGGCGACGCGAGCATTCGCATCGGCCATTCCGCGCCGAATTCCCAGACCGCCCTTGTGATCAACGCCGCATCCAGAGATAGATGGGGGTCCACGTCGGCGACCACGCCCTCCACGATCAGTATCGTTTTGCGAAAGAGCATCAGATCCATTGGAAACCGCGTGCCGGCGATTGCCAGGGCGTCCAGAAGGCGCGCCAGCCACGACGGGCCGGGCACTTTCCCGCGAACGATTTCATCGATCGCGCCGTCCACCGTACCGCGGACCATCGAGTCATCGACCGGCGACGCCGCCAACGAGGTAGCGGCCCGGCACACTTCCGCCGCATCCAGGCGCATCGCCGCGAAAATGATCCGAGCGATAATTTCCTGCTGCACCTTCGTCAGCCGGCCGGTCAAGCTCCAGTCGAGGATCCCCAGCCCTCCGCCGGAAACAGCCAAGAGGTTTCCGGCGTGCGGATCGGCATGAAAAATCGTCTCGGGCTCGCTTGAAAAGACCGCGTCGCCCACCAGGGCGTCAATGATGGTGCGCGCCAGTGATCGCCGCTGCCCGGCGGTGAGCGATCCAACCTGCGTGGCCTTGACGCCGTCGATGTATTCCATCGCGGTGACGCCCGGCATGCTGAACGGCAATACCTCGGGGATGATGACATCTTCGCGGTGGGCGTAGCGCGTCGCGGCCAGGCGGAGATTATTCTGCTCGATCTCGAACCGGACCTCGCTCGCCAATACATCCCGAACCGTGTCGAACGTGTCGCGATAGGCAAAGTCCGGCAAATCGCAGGCGGCGCGTCGATCGTCGAGATAATCGGCGAGGTCGGCGATGATCGCCAATTCCTCCTCCAATCGCGCCGCCACTCCGGGCTTGAGCACTTTCAAGGCGGCGCGCCGCCGCGGGTGACCGCCGCCGGGTGACCAGGTACAGGCCATGACGACGGCCACGCTCGCCTCGGCGAGCGCCCGAGGTTCGAATTGAATGTCATAGCATTCGATCGCCTCCGCCATCTCGTCGTTAATGATGGGCTGCACGGCACTCAATGGTGTCTTTGGCTCGAACGACTCGAGGCGCTGAAGGTGCGTGCGAAAGTCGGCATCGAGCGCGCGGTGTCGGGCAACAACCTGACCCAGCTTGTGCAATGTCGGGCAGGCATGAAGGAGTTGAACGAAACGAACCGCAGCGGACAAACCCGAGGTTTCTTCAGTTTGTTCGCCGACGATTTCGCCCCAGCGTTTGCGGGAAAACCTGGACAGGAAGTACTGAAGCGCGTCGGCAATCAACAGTCGATATGCCGCGTAGCAGTCCGGCACAAGCGTTTCGATGGTCCCGGGACCGAGCCAGTCATCGAGTCGGTTTTGGGGATCGGATTGACCGGACATGGAGTGTGCCTTGGCGCGGCGCGTCGAGGCTTCCGCCGATCCAATGATACGCGGGAAAAGTCTTTGCTGAAAGGACGCCCTGACGGTGGGAGGATAAATCAAACGCCCACGACGGCGCCCTGCTCAATCATATCGCCGACAAAATCGCGATGCGGCGTGGGCATTCGGCTCGAGCGAAGCTCCCTCTCCATCTCCGCCAGGCGCGTCTCGATCTCCGCCATCTTGTGTTTGCGGCGGACAAGCTTCTCGCGGTGGCGCCGTAGGAAGTACGCGATCGTCTCGATGCGAATCTTGATCGAGCCGGTCGGCTTGTTCTCGTCGATGTCCTTGAAGCAGAAGTAGGGCGTGCCGCTGTTCTCGATGATCTCCTCGACGACCGTATAGATCGGGGCGTCGTGGCCGCACTTGAAGCTGGACAGCTCCAGGGCGACGAGGTTGGGGTGCCGTGCCGCGTACTTGGCGGCCCAAATCTTGCGGTTGGTGTTTTCGCTGTAGGCGTTCTTCCAGGCATCCTCGATGGATACGGCGCTGGCGAACGCACCCCGGCGGACTTCCTCGCCGAAGAGCCGTTCCAGGATCTCCGGGTCGCGCGGCAGCGTGTCCATTGTGAAGACCGGAATGCCGAGCTTCTGGAATTCGTCGGGGATTTCGTGGCAGACGCCGGGGTCATGGTGATACGGCCGCGTGAGCAGGACGACGCCGATCTCGTCGTTCTTCTCCAGGCGCTCCAATAGCTCACGGGCCTGATTGCGCAGGTCGGCGTTGAATGTGTCGTAGTAGTCCCACGCCATGCGGCAGGCCCGGGCGTTTTCTTCTTCGGAGAGACCGAGCTTGTCGCCGAACTCCTTGAACATCTGCCGCGCGAGCAGCCCCGGCTCGCTGAAGTTCACAAAGGTGTCCAGATAGACCGTGCCCATCTCCTTGAACAGGTCCGATTCCTTGGTGAACGCGGCCTTCACGGCCTCCGGCGTCGCGGTAACGGTCGGGCACGCGCGGCTGCTCTGGATGTTTTCCATGAACGTCGGCATGCAGTCGATCATGGGGAAGAAGATGTAGTCGAGGGGTTTTTCCTTGTGCTTGTGATAAAGCAGGTTGTGGACGTGGGGAATGCCGATCTTGCTCGGGAAGCAGGGATCGATCGCCCCGCGTTTGGCGCCCTCTTTGTACAGCTCCTCGCTGGTGTAATCGCTCCAGATGAGATTCGCAGCGCGGATGCCGAGGGCCTGGAAATAGGCCATGAACCACGGCCCCATCGAATACATATTGAGCACGCGGGGCATGCCGATGCGAACGTTCTCGCGATTCTTCATGAGCGCGATCCGCCGCTCGATTTCTTTCTTCTTGAGAATATTGGCGAGCGTCACCTTCGGCAGCGGATCGGAGACGTTGTCGATTTCGACCGGCGCGAAGGACTCGCGGGCGGCGATCTCGGCGAAGTTGGGATTGGCCTTCTTCACGGCGTCGAGACCGGCCTTGATCTCGCGCATGTCGCTGACATCCTCGACAGTGCCCTTCTCGCAGGTAGCGATGATGAGCCGCTGTTCGCCCTCTTCGAGCGGGACCTTGGATTTGGATTTTGGCTTAGCCGTCGTCGGCCCGGCTTCCGCGGCGGCATCTGCGGCTGAACCGTGCTTGATGCGCGTCGGATGACCCGCCTCCGGGCCCATCTTGATGATCTGAGTGGTGAGGCTGACGAGGACGCCGCTGCCGCCGGCCGGCGCGGCGGCTTGGGTTTCTTCGCCCGTCTTCACGTCGATGAAAGTCCGCAGGCACTTGTTCTTGCAGAAATAGCAGCGCGTCGATTCGGCGCGCGTTGTGCGGAATTTGATCTTCTGCACGCGCTCCAGGCCGATGAAGCTCGTGCGCACGTCGTTTTCGTTGTAGAGACGGTGGGCCTCGACCGCGCAGCCAATCGCCCCCGCTTCGCCGCAGAACTTGTGGACGATGATGTTCGGCTGCTCGGCCATTCCGCGGAACCGGCTGGAGATGAAATCCACCTGGCTCTTGACGGCCGCGAGGTTGTGCTGCGTTCCGCCCTGGAGCACGAAGGTCTTGCCGAGCTTGGCGAGGTTGGGGATCTGGGAGACGTAGAGCCAGATGTTTTTGGGCAGAACGTCGCACAGACCGGCCATGATCTCGTTCGGCGCCCAGCCTTGGCGCTGGAAATCGACAATGTCGGACTGCATGAAGACAGCGCAGCCATAGCCGAAGCTGGGCATGGCCTCGGCGCTGAAGGCGATGTCGGCGAAATCCTCGACCTTAAAGCCGAACGTCTGAGCCGTGCCCTGCAGGAAGTAGCCGTTGCCGGCCGAGCATTGCGTGTTGAGCTTGAAGTCCTTGACCTGCCCGTTCTTCAGGATGATGAGCTTGATGTCCTGACCGCCGACGTCGACGATCACGTCCGTATGGGGGTAAAAGTGCATGCCCGCCTGCGTGTGTGCGACGGTCTCGACCAAGGCAACGTCAGCCTGGAGCACATCCTTGAGAATGTCCTTGGCGTAGCCGGTCGTGCCGACACCGAGCACCTCCAGCTTGCAGCCCTGGTCTTCAATCTGCTTTTGCAGCAGGGCGAAGATCTCCATCGTGTCTTCGATGGGATTGCCCTTGGAAAGCTGATACGCCTTCCCGACGACGTTTTTCTCCATATCGAGCAGGACACCTTTGGTGCTCGTGCTGCCGCCGTCGAGGCCGACGAAGGCCTGCACCGTCGTGCCGGGCGCATAGAACTTCGGCGTCCACGATTCTTTTTTGTACTTCTCCTTAAAGGCAGCGAGTTCGGCATCGTCTTTCCAAAGACCCTTGCCGCCGGCGGCCTTCTTTTCCTCGACGCGGCCGACAGTGATGTACCACTCGAGTTCGCCCATCCCGCGATAGACGCCGAAGTTGGGGTTGTCCTGCACCTCGATCTTGGCGTACTCGACGGCGCCCAGCGCCGCGAAGTACTGCGCGTTGTCCGGCACGACAATCAATTCCTCAATCGGCTTGGATTCATCGAAGGGGACGTTTCGCTCCCGCCAGATCGCCGGAATGTTGTGTCGCCAGCAGTCGCGCATGCCTTTGATGTAACAGTTCGGCCCGCCCAGGAGGAGCACCTGCGGCCGGAGCGTGTGACCGCGCGTGAGCACCGAGAGATTCTGCTGGATAATGCTCTCGAAGAGCGAGGCCATCAGTTCGTCCGGCGGGACGCCCTGCTTTTGCAGGCCGTTGATGTCCGTCTCGGCGAAGACGCCGCATTTGCCCGCGACGGGGTGCAGCTTGAGGCCGACGTAGCCCATGTTGCACAGTTCGTCAGTCGGAATCCGGAGCTTGGCGTTGATCTTGTCGATGACCGCGCCGGTGCCGCCGGCGCATTTGTCGTTCATCGAGGGAATCTTCTTTTTCTTGCCGGTCGTCTCGTCGGCCTTAAAGACGATGATCTTGGCGTCCTGGCCGCCGAGTTCGACGACGCTTTGCACGTCCGGGTAGAGCTTTTCGACGGAGAGGCTGACGGCGTTGACTTCCTGCACGAACTTCGCGCCGATCCGCTTGCCAATGGACGACCCGCCGCTGCCGGTCATGAAGACGCGGAAGGCGTTGCGCGGGACATCGGCGAACTTCTCCTCAATGGTCCGCAGCATCTCGATGCACTTTTCCGGCTGCTTGGTGTCGTGCCGCTGGTAGTCCTTGTGCAGGATTTCGTCGGTGATCGGATCGACGACGACGAACTTGACGGTCGTGCTGCCGACGTCGAGGCCGATGAGCAGGCCTTGGGGGTATTTGGTCGTCGGGGTAAACGGCAGATCTTCGATGACCGGCTTGGTCTTCTCTGCTTTGACCATTCCGACGTTGAGCTGTACGAAGCCGAGCGCGGCATCTTTGGGCTCGCTCTTTGTCGAGCAGCATCCGCCGGAGGAACAGCCGCCGCCGGAGGACTTGCCCTCCGTTTTCGTTCCGCACGACCCGCCAGAGTGTCCGTGGTCTGCTTCAAGTTTGATGGATTTGTTCATTGCAGCCTTTTGCTATGCCAACGCCGTCAGGCGTCAATTCTTTTTTTTCCGGTGATAGTGCGAAAACTATTGAAACTTGTGCCGTGAATCGCGGCCGTCCGTATCATTCTTTGCGGGCCGACGGAACTGATGCCATGAAATCTCAAGAGATCCACGTCGTCACAGGGGCATTCGGATACTCTGGTCGTCGTATTGCCCAACGATTGCTTGACCAGGGATTGGCCGTTTGTTCCCTTACGAATTCGGTTCGAAGCAACGATCCTTTCGATGGGGGCGTCCGCACGTTTCCTTACGATTTCGATCGGCCTGAGAAGCTGGTGCAATCGCTGCAAGGCGCGTCCGTTCTCTACAACACCTATTGGATCCGCTTCAACCACAGGAGCTTCACACGAGCGCAGGCGGTTAAAAACAGCTTGACTTTGTTTCGCGCCGCGCGCGATGCGGGTGTGCGCCGAATCGTGCACGTTAGCATTGCCAACCCCTCTGAGAACTCTCCGTTCGAATACTATCGAGGAAAAGCACGCCTGGAACGGGCGGTGCGAGATTCGGGGTTGTCCTATGCGATACTTCGGCCGGCCGTTTTGTTCGGCGGCGAGGACATCCTCATCAACAACATCGCCTGGATATTGCGGCGTTTTCCCGTCTTTGGAGTTTTTGGCGATGGCTCGTACGGAATCCGACCTATTCACGTTGATGATTTTGCCGATCTGGCGGTTCGATGCGGAATGGAGGACGACAATGTCGTCGTGGACGCGGTCGGACCGGAGCGATTCACCTATCGCCAACTCGTGAAGGAGATTGCAAGGATTATCGCCGTTCGACGATGGATGGTCTCCGTGCAGCCGACCGTTGGATACTTGATTGGCCGGGCCATTGGTGCGGCAGTGCGGGACGTTGTCTTGACTCGCGATGAAATCGACGCCTTGATGAGCGGTCTTCTCGACTCGGATTCGCCCGCAACTGGCGAAACTCGCTTGACCGATTGGGCCATGCGCCACGCTGATTCTCTTGGCCGTTCGTACCATAGTGAACTCGCCCGTCGTGCGATTCAGGAACGCGAAAATACGAGCTACGCCGCACAGGCCGCCGGGCACTGAGGCAAAGTGGCCTCAACTCCGGCGTTTTTCATCCTTTCCGCCACATCCATCACAAAATTC
It contains:
- a CDS encoding AarF/ABC1/UbiB kinase family protein, whose protein sequence is MSGQSDPQNRLDDWLGPGTIETLVPDCYAAYRLLIADALQYFLSRFSRKRWGEIVGEQTEETSGLSAAVRFVQLLHACPTLHKLGQVVARHRALDADFRTHLQRLESFEPKTPLSAVQPIINDEMAEAIECYDIQFEPRALAEASVAVVMACTWSPGGGHPRRRAALKVLKPGVAARLEEELAIIADLADYLDDRRAACDLPDFAYRDTFDTVRDVLASEVRFEIEQNNLRLAATRYAHREDVIIPEVLPFSMPGVTAMEYIDGVKATQVGSLTAGQRRSLARTIIDALVGDAVFSSEPETIFHADPHAGNLLAVSGGGLGILDWSLTGRLTKVQQEIIARIIFAAMRLDAAEVCRAATSLAASPVDDSMVRGTVDGAIDEIVRGKVPGPSWLARLLDALAIAGTRFPMDLMLFRKTILIVEGVVADVDPHLSLDAALITRAVWEFGAEWPMRMLASPTSRSSTTHISNIDFARLGAAWPASAMNYWLRSWSAWMSR
- a CDS encoding BadF/BadG/BcrA/BcrD ATPase family protein, producing MNKSIKLEADHGHSGGSCGTKTEGKSSGGGCSSGGCCSTKSEPKDAALGFVQLNVGMVKAEKTKPVIEDLPFTPTTKYPQGLLIGLDVGSTTVKFVVVDPITDEILHKDYQRHDTKQPEKCIEMLRTIEEKFADVPRNAFRVFMTGSGGSSIGKRIGAKFVQEVNAVSLSVEKLYPDVQSVVELGGQDAKIIVFKADETTGKKKKIPSMNDKCAGGTGAVIDKINAKLRIPTDELCNMGYVGLKLHPVAGKCGVFAETDINGLQKQGVPPDELMASLFESIIQQNLSVLTRGHTLRPQVLLLGGPNCYIKGMRDCWRHNIPAIWRERNVPFDESKPIEELIVVPDNAQYFAALGAVEYAKIEVQDNPNFGVYRGMGELEWYITVGRVEEKKAAGGKGLWKDDAELAAFKEKYKKESWTPKFYAPGTTVQAFVGLDGGSTSTKGVLLDMEKNVVGKAYQLSKGNPIEDTMEIFALLQKQIEDQGCKLEVLGVGTTGYAKDILKDVLQADVALVETVAHTQAGMHFYPHTDVIVDVGGQDIKLIILKNGQVKDFKLNTQCSAGNGYFLQGTAQTFGFKVEDFADIAFSAEAMPSFGYGCAVFMQSDIVDFQRQGWAPNEIMAGLCDVLPKNIWLYVSQIPNLAKLGKTFVLQGGTQHNLAAVKSQVDFISSRFRGMAEQPNIIVHKFCGEAGAIGCAVEAHRLYNENDVRTSFIGLERVQKIKFRTTRAESTRCYFCKNKCLRTFIDVKTGEETQAAAPAGGSGVLVSLTTQIIKMGPEAGHPTRIKHGSAADAAAEAGPTTAKPKSKSKVPLEEGEQRLIIATCEKGTVEDVSDMREIKAGLDAVKKANPNFAEIAARESFAPVEIDNVSDPLPKVTLANILKKKEIERRIALMKNRENVRIGMPRVLNMYSMGPWFMAYFQALGIRAANLIWSDYTSEELYKEGAKRGAIDPCFPSKIGIPHVHNLLYHKHKEKPLDYIFFPMIDCMPTFMENIQSSRACPTVTATPEAVKAAFTKESDLFKEMGTVYLDTFVNFSEPGLLARQMFKEFGDKLGLSEEENARACRMAWDYYDTFNADLRNQARELLERLEKNDEIGVVLLTRPYHHDPGVCHEIPDEFQKLGIPVFTMDTLPRDPEILERLFGEEVRRGAFASAVSIEDAWKNAYSENTNRKIWAAKYAARHPNLVALELSSFKCGHDAPIYTVVEEIIENSGTPYFCFKDIDENKPTGSIKIRIETIAYFLRRHREKLVRRKHKMAEIETRLAEMERELRSSRMPTPHRDFVGDMIEQGAVVGV
- a CDS encoding NAD(P)H-binding protein is translated as MKSQEIHVVTGAFGYSGRRIAQRLLDQGLAVCSLTNSVRSNDPFDGGVRTFPYDFDRPEKLVQSLQGASVLYNTYWIRFNHRSFTRAQAVKNSLTLFRAARDAGVRRIVHVSIANPSENSPFEYYRGKARLERAVRDSGLSYAILRPAVLFGGEDILINNIAWILRRFPVFGVFGDGSYGIRPIHVDDFADLAVRCGMEDDNVVVDAVGPERFTYRQLVKEIARIIAVRRWMVSVQPTVGYLIGRAIGAAVRDVVLTRDEIDALMSGLLDSDSPATGETRLTDWAMRHADSLGRSYHSELARRAIQERENTSYAAQAAGH